A portion of the Pleuronectes platessa chromosome 15, fPlePla1.1, whole genome shotgun sequence genome contains these proteins:
- the dnajc18 gene encoding dnaJ homolog subfamily C member 18 has translation MDKAEADRLIEKAKLCLRSGRKDKALQLLHEAQNIYPSTRARVLIDAIVRNGSSEAPETNHVPPPSGWRDEDLRNGEASGDEKKTYTEDQRQGVLRIKNCKDFYEILGVTKNASDEDLKKAYRKLALKFHPDKNFAPGATESFKAIGNAYAVLSNPEKRQQYDQYGDQSATSNQPQPSSHSRHGHYRSFNRDFEADISPEELFNIFFGGRFPTGNIHVYTNQGASYSQFYQPRRRRAYERREEVVEDNQSQNTFTALLQLLPVLVLILISVFTQMMASTPAYSLFYKPALGLVVSRETQHMGVPYYVDKSFEKEYRGAALDELEQTIESDYIEHLQSSCWKEKQQKSDLANLGQLYRDERLKQKAESMRLDNCDKLHRLVGRQRGK, from the exons ATGGACAAGGCGGAGGCGGACCGGCTGATAGAGAAGGCCAAGCTGTGTCTGCGGTCGGGGCGGAAGGACAAGGCGCTGCAGCTGTTGCACGAAGCCCAGAATATATACCCCAGCACCCGGGCCAGAG TACTGATAGATGCCATAGTGAGGAATGGAAGCAGTGAAGCCCCCGAAACGAACCACGTGCCCCCGCCATCAGGCTGGAGAGACGAGGACCTCAGAAACGGTGAAGCGAGTGGTGACGAAAAGAAAACCTACACTGAGGATCAGCGGCAGGGCGTTCTCAG GATAAAGAATTGCAAGGATTTTTATGAAATCCTTGGTGTTACCAAAAATGCCAGCGATGAAGATTTGAAGAAGGCGTACAGGAAGTTGGCCCTCAAGTTTCACCCTGACAAGAACTTCGCCCCAGGAGCCACAGAATCTTTCAAAG CAATAGGAAATGCATATGCAGTACTGAGCAATCCAGAAAAGAGGCAACAGTATGATCAGTATGGAGACCAGTCTGCCACTTCGAACCAGCCCCAGCCATCCAGCCACAGTCGCCACGGACACTACCGGAGCTTCAACAGAGACTTTGAGGCCGACATCTCCCCAGAGGAGCTCTTTAACATTTTCTTTGGAGGCAGGTTTCCCACAG GAAACATCCACGTGTACACCAACCAGGGCGCCTCCTACTCTCAGTTCTATCAGCCTCGTCGTCGACGTGCTTATGAAAGGCGCGAGGAGGTGGTGGAAGACAACCAGAGTCAG AACACCTTCACAGcactcctgcagcttctccccGTGCTTGTGCTAATCCTCATATCAGTGTTTACTCAGATGATGGCCAGTACCCCAGCCTACAGTCTCTTCTATAAGCC GGCCTTGGGGCTGGTGGTGTCCAGGGAAACTCAGCACATGGGCGTACCGTACTACGTGGATAAAAGTTTTGAGAAGGAGTACCGCGGAGCTGCGCTGGATGAACTCGAGCAAACAATTGAGAGTGACTATATTGAACACCTgcagagcagctgctggaaaGAGAAACAGCAGA AGTCCGACTTGGCAAACCTCGGACAACTTTACCGTGATGAGCGCTTGAAGCAGAAGGCCGAGTCCATGAGGCTGGACAACTGTGACAAGCTGCATCGACTGGTCGGCCGTCAAAGAGGCAAATGA
- the LOC128457653 gene encoding bromodomain-containing protein 8 isoform X3, with translation MASCRDDRKMANGVGKHKLHVIGPTEPWSVREKLCLATSVMKSGHQNWVSVSRAIKPFAEPGRPPDWFSQKHCASKYSELLEATDAPKRKRGEKGEVVETVEDVIVRRLTTDRIDELKKRIKETQDKHRKLKREAELIKAGHLDSKLEDLWEGIRQKKKAEEEEAEWKRKNTDAAFQARKVAKGTTKRVPDGYVPDVYSPSGCGSPSQEFSPGAPLESLTLDLGSIKNASGSSRFMTFSESSGLAIEDINQASLLDDLAQKKLLCQKATPPPSPLLSELLKKGNILASNSRLVGDGDVSSGNMIAAHDLQLALPSQPLSQATGAPMLSRLLEAGPTQLSAPLSFMVGTNSVSSPSLSAASLLPVDSSASASTEDKVSGLCEEDETVSYMGDELDLKTVGDIIAIIEDKADEAADALDAAAVEAALSLCEENGHALVSGAWEAGPFQPHDSHHIVPTGVPQASSLLCSLGGETDVSEVQDETSASLSSLCNSQNHCLAVFPMGLRRVPINCSSSFNSRSLEHCPTGAAPRPEAMRETGKVMHPKSQISSVVAIKRESEKWTPLRPTLAHGELVLEDRPQTERHPKVMKAENGISVGRVENASSSRVDDEIQGPEACGEEEGDGVEGFLSEPDGDMDLEPAASESEDGYSLHTASSSLQLHTTADSIPSSPASSQFSVCSEDLEALQAHKIWKKAIMLVWRAAANHRYANVFLQPVTDDIAPGYHSIVQRDITPPLKVLDIFLLL, from the exons ATGGCATCATGTCGGGATGACAGGAAGATGGCAAACGGGGTTGGAA AACACAAGCTGCACGTCATCGGACCCACGGAGCCATGGTCAGTGAGGGAGAAGCTGTGTTTGGCCACATCTGTCATGAAGAGCGGACACCAGAACTG GGTATCGGTCAGTCGAGCCATCAAACCATTTGCAGAACCTGGGCGGCCACCTGACTGGTTCTCTCAGAAG CACTGCGCCTCAAAGTACTCTGAGCTCCTGGAAGCAACAGACGCCCCAAA GAGGAAGCGTGGTGAGAAAGGTGAAGTGGTGGAGACGGTGGAAGATGTGATCGTGCGCAGGCTGACGACCGACAGGATCGATGAACTCAAAAAGCGAATCAAAGAAACTCAGGACAAGCACAG GAAGCTGAAGCGAGAGGCTGAGCTGATTAAAGCAGGACATCTAGATTCCAAACTAGAAGACCTATGGGAGGGAATACGGCA GAAGAAGAaagcggaggaggaagaagccgagtggaaaagaaaaaacacagatgctGCTTTTCAGG ccagAAAGGTGGCAAAGGGCACAACCAAGCGAGTGCCCGACGGGTATGTGCCCGACGTGTATTCGCCCTCAGGCTGCGGCTCCCCGAGCCAGGAGTTCTCTCCAGGTGCCCCCCTTGAGAGCCTGACACTGGATCTTGGATCTATTAAGAAT gCTTCTGGATCGTCCAGGTTCATGACATTCTCAGAGTCTTCTGGACTTGCTATTGAAGACATCAACCAGGCGTCACTTCTGGACGACCTCGCCCAAAAGAAGCTCCTGTGCCAGAAGGCCACACCACCACCGTCTCCACTCTTGTCAGAGTTACTGAAGAAAGGCAACATCTTGGCCTCTAATTCCAGACTG GTCGGTGATGGTGACGTGTCCTCTGGTAACATGATCGCAGCACATGACTTGCAGCTGGCTCTGCCGAGTCAACCTCTCTCTCAGGCAACAG GTGCCCCCATGTTGTCCCGTCTCTTGGAGGCGGGTCCCACGCAGTTATCTGCTCCATTAAGTTTCATGGTCGGTACCAACTCAGTCTCCAGCCCCTCTCTCTCGGCTGcctctcttcttcctgttgACTCCAGTGCCTCAGCGAGTACAG AGGATAAAGTGTCAGGTCTCTGTGAGGAAGACGAGACCGTCTCCTACATGGGAGATGAGCTGGACCTCAAGACTGTGGGGGACATTATTGCAATCATTGAAGACAAG GCCGATGAGGCTGCTGATGCTTTGGATGCCGCTGCAGTGGAGGCTGCCCTGTCCCTGTGTGAGGAGAATGGCCATGCATTGGTGTCTGGTGCCTGGGAAGCTGGGCCTTTCCAACCCCATGACTCTCATCACATAGTGCCCACAGGGGTTCCACAGGCATCATCTCTTCTCTGTAGCCtggggggggagacagacgTGTCAGAAGTCCAAGATGAGACCTCAGCTTCACTCTCTTCTCTGTGCAACAGTCAAAATCACTGTCTCGCAGTGTTCCCCATGGGACTAAGGAGGGTTCCAATCAACTGCTCGTCCTCATTCAACTCCAGAAGTTTGGAGCACTGCCCCACCGGAGCAGCTCCACGGCCTGAGGCCATGAGAGAAACTGGAAAGGTGATGCACCCGAAAAGCCAAATTTCCTCGGTTGTTGCCATAAAACGTGAGAGTGAGAAGTGGACACCGCTAAGACCTACTCTAGCACATGGAG AGTTGGTATTAGAAGATAGACCACAGACAGAAAGGCATCCCAAG GTGATGAAGGCAGAGAATGGAATCAGTGTCGGGCGAGTAGAGAATGCCTCAAGCTCCAGAGTGGACGATGAGATCCAGGGGCCAGAAGCgtgcggggaggaggagggcgacggggtcGAGGGATTCTTGTCAGAGCCGGACGGCGACATGGATCTGGAGCCCGCGGCCAGTGAGAGTGAGGACGGATACAGCCTCCACACGGCGTCCtcatctctgcagctccacacgACCGCAGACTCCATCCCCAGCAGCCCGGCCTCATCGCAGTT CTCTGTGTGCAGCGAGGACTTAGAAGCTCTGCAGGCTCACAAAATCTGGAAGAAAGCCATTATGCTGGTGTGGCgtgcagcagccaatcacag GTACGCTAATGTCTTCCTGCAGCCAGTAACCGATGATATTGCACCTGGGTATCACAGTATCGTGCAAAG AGACATCACCCCTCCCCTGAaggttctggacattttcctgttgttgtaa
- the LOC128457653 gene encoding bromodomain-containing protein 8 isoform X2 — MASCRDDRKMANGVGKHKLHVIGPTEPWSVREKLCLATSVMKSGHQNWVSVSRAIKPFAEPGRPPDWFSQKHCASKYSELLEATDAPKRKRGEKGEVVETVEDVIVRRLTTDRIDELKKRIKETQDKHRKLKREAELIKAGHLDSKLEDLWEGIRQKKKAEEEEAEWKRKNTDAAFQARKVAKGTTKRVPDGYVPDVYSPSGCGSPSQEFSPGAPLESLTLDLGSIKNASGSSRFMTFSESSGLAIEDINQASLLDDLAQKKLLCQKATPPPSPLLSELLKKGNILASNSRLVGDGDVSSGNMIAAHDLQLALPSQPLSQATGAPMLSRLLEAGPTQLSAPLSFMVGTNSVSSPSLSAASLLPVDSSASASTEDKVSGLCEEDETVSYMGDELDLKTVGDIIAIIEDKADEAADALDAAAVEAALSLCEENGHALVSGAWEAGPFQPHDSHHIVPTGVPQASSLLCSLGGETDVSEVQDETSASLSSLCNSQNHCLAVFPMGLRRVPINCSSSFNSRSLEHCPTGAAPRPEAMRETGKVMHPKSQISSVVAIKRESEKWTPLRPTLAHGELVLEDRPQTERHPKVMKAENGISVGRVENASSSRVDDEIQGPEACGEEEGDGVEGFLSEPDGDMDLEPAASESEDGYSLHTASSSLQLHTTADSIPSSPASSQFSVCSEDLEALQAHKIWKKAIMLVWRAAANHRYANVFLQPVTDDIAPGYHSIVQRPMDLATIKKNIENGLIRTTAEFQRDIMLMFQNAVMYNSMDHDVYHMALEMQRDVLEQIQQFLATQLIMETSEAGISAKSLRGRESTRKQDSTDKVLH; from the exons ATGGCATCATGTCGGGATGACAGGAAGATGGCAAACGGGGTTGGAA AACACAAGCTGCACGTCATCGGACCCACGGAGCCATGGTCAGTGAGGGAGAAGCTGTGTTTGGCCACATCTGTCATGAAGAGCGGACACCAGAACTG GGTATCGGTCAGTCGAGCCATCAAACCATTTGCAGAACCTGGGCGGCCACCTGACTGGTTCTCTCAGAAG CACTGCGCCTCAAAGTACTCTGAGCTCCTGGAAGCAACAGACGCCCCAAA GAGGAAGCGTGGTGAGAAAGGTGAAGTGGTGGAGACGGTGGAAGATGTGATCGTGCGCAGGCTGACGACCGACAGGATCGATGAACTCAAAAAGCGAATCAAAGAAACTCAGGACAAGCACAG GAAGCTGAAGCGAGAGGCTGAGCTGATTAAAGCAGGACATCTAGATTCCAAACTAGAAGACCTATGGGAGGGAATACGGCA GAAGAAGAaagcggaggaggaagaagccgagtggaaaagaaaaaacacagatgctGCTTTTCAGG ccagAAAGGTGGCAAAGGGCACAACCAAGCGAGTGCCCGACGGGTATGTGCCCGACGTGTATTCGCCCTCAGGCTGCGGCTCCCCGAGCCAGGAGTTCTCTCCAGGTGCCCCCCTTGAGAGCCTGACACTGGATCTTGGATCTATTAAGAAT gCTTCTGGATCGTCCAGGTTCATGACATTCTCAGAGTCTTCTGGACTTGCTATTGAAGACATCAACCAGGCGTCACTTCTGGACGACCTCGCCCAAAAGAAGCTCCTGTGCCAGAAGGCCACACCACCACCGTCTCCACTCTTGTCAGAGTTACTGAAGAAAGGCAACATCTTGGCCTCTAATTCCAGACTG GTCGGTGATGGTGACGTGTCCTCTGGTAACATGATCGCAGCACATGACTTGCAGCTGGCTCTGCCGAGTCAACCTCTCTCTCAGGCAACAG GTGCCCCCATGTTGTCCCGTCTCTTGGAGGCGGGTCCCACGCAGTTATCTGCTCCATTAAGTTTCATGGTCGGTACCAACTCAGTCTCCAGCCCCTCTCTCTCGGCTGcctctcttcttcctgttgACTCCAGTGCCTCAGCGAGTACAG AGGATAAAGTGTCAGGTCTCTGTGAGGAAGACGAGACCGTCTCCTACATGGGAGATGAGCTGGACCTCAAGACTGTGGGGGACATTATTGCAATCATTGAAGACAAG GCCGATGAGGCTGCTGATGCTTTGGATGCCGCTGCAGTGGAGGCTGCCCTGTCCCTGTGTGAGGAGAATGGCCATGCATTGGTGTCTGGTGCCTGGGAAGCTGGGCCTTTCCAACCCCATGACTCTCATCACATAGTGCCCACAGGGGTTCCACAGGCATCATCTCTTCTCTGTAGCCtggggggggagacagacgTGTCAGAAGTCCAAGATGAGACCTCAGCTTCACTCTCTTCTCTGTGCAACAGTCAAAATCACTGTCTCGCAGTGTTCCCCATGGGACTAAGGAGGGTTCCAATCAACTGCTCGTCCTCATTCAACTCCAGAAGTTTGGAGCACTGCCCCACCGGAGCAGCTCCACGGCCTGAGGCCATGAGAGAAACTGGAAAGGTGATGCACCCGAAAAGCCAAATTTCCTCGGTTGTTGCCATAAAACGTGAGAGTGAGAAGTGGACACCGCTAAGACCTACTCTAGCACATGGAG AGTTGGTATTAGAAGATAGACCACAGACAGAAAGGCATCCCAAG GTGATGAAGGCAGAGAATGGAATCAGTGTCGGGCGAGTAGAGAATGCCTCAAGCTCCAGAGTGGACGATGAGATCCAGGGGCCAGAAGCgtgcggggaggaggagggcgacggggtcGAGGGATTCTTGTCAGAGCCGGACGGCGACATGGATCTGGAGCCCGCGGCCAGTGAGAGTGAGGACGGATACAGCCTCCACACGGCGTCCtcatctctgcagctccacacgACCGCAGACTCCATCCCCAGCAGCCCGGCCTCATCGCAGTT CTCTGTGTGCAGCGAGGACTTAGAAGCTCTGCAGGCTCACAAAATCTGGAAGAAAGCCATTATGCTGGTGTGGCgtgcagcagccaatcacag GTACGCTAATGTCTTCCTGCAGCCAGTAACCGATGATATTGCACCTGGGTATCACAGTATCGTGCAAAG gccCATGGACCTGGCCACCATCAAAAAGAACATAGAGAATGGTTTGATCCGGACGACCGCCGAGTTCCAGAGGGACATCATGCTGATGTTTCAGAACGCTGTCATGTACAACAGCATGGATCACGACGTGTACCACATGGCGCTGGAGATGCAGCGGGACGTCCTGGAGCAGATTCAGCAGTTTCTAGCCACCCAGCTCATCATGGAGACGTCCGAGGCCGGCATCAGCGCCAAGAGTCTGAGGGGCCGTGAGAGCACACGCAAACAGGACTCGACTGACAAGGTGCTTCACTAG
- the LOC128457653 gene encoding bromodomain-containing protein 8 isoform X1: MASCRDDRKMANGVGKHKLHVIGPTEPWSVREKLCLATSVMKSGHQNWVSVSRAIKPFAEPGRPPDWFSQKHCASKYSELLEATDAPKRKRGEKGEVVETVEDVIVRRLTTDRIDELKKRIKETQDKHRKLKREAELIKAGHLDSKLEDLWEGIRQKKKAEEEEAEWKRKNTDAAFQARKVAKGTTKRVPDGYVPDVYSPSGCGSPSQEFSPGAPLESLTLDLGSIKNASGSSRFMTFSESSGLAIEDINQASLLDDLAQKKLLCQKATPPPSPLLSELLKKGNILASNSRLVGDGDVSSGNMIAAHDLQLALPSQPLSQATGAPMLSRLLEAGPTQLSAPLSFMVGTNSVSSPSLSAASLLPVDSSASASTEDKVSGLCEEDETVSYMGDELDLKTVGDIIAIIEDKADEAADALDAAAVEAALSLCEENGHALVSGAWEAGPFQPHDSHHIVPTGVPQASSLLCSLGGETDVSEVQDETSASLSSLCNSQNHCLAVFPMGLRRVPINCSSSFNSRSLEHCPTGAAPRPEAMRETGKVMHPKSQISSVVAIKRESEKWTPLRPTLAHGELVLEDRPQTERHPKVMKAENGISVGRVENASSSRVDDEIQGPEACGEEEGDGVEGFLSEPDGDMDLEPAASESEDGYSLHTASSSLQLHTTADSIPSSPASSQFSVCSEDLEALQAHKIWKKAIMLVWRAAANHRYANVFLQPVTDDIAPGYHSIVQRPMDLATIKKNIENGLIRTTAEFQRDIMLMFQNAVMYNSMDHDVYHMALEMQRDVLEQIQQFLATQLIMETSEAGISAKSLRGRESTRKQDSTDKDGGTRGRRCAIEADLKMKK, from the exons ATGGCATCATGTCGGGATGACAGGAAGATGGCAAACGGGGTTGGAA AACACAAGCTGCACGTCATCGGACCCACGGAGCCATGGTCAGTGAGGGAGAAGCTGTGTTTGGCCACATCTGTCATGAAGAGCGGACACCAGAACTG GGTATCGGTCAGTCGAGCCATCAAACCATTTGCAGAACCTGGGCGGCCACCTGACTGGTTCTCTCAGAAG CACTGCGCCTCAAAGTACTCTGAGCTCCTGGAAGCAACAGACGCCCCAAA GAGGAAGCGTGGTGAGAAAGGTGAAGTGGTGGAGACGGTGGAAGATGTGATCGTGCGCAGGCTGACGACCGACAGGATCGATGAACTCAAAAAGCGAATCAAAGAAACTCAGGACAAGCACAG GAAGCTGAAGCGAGAGGCTGAGCTGATTAAAGCAGGACATCTAGATTCCAAACTAGAAGACCTATGGGAGGGAATACGGCA GAAGAAGAaagcggaggaggaagaagccgagtggaaaagaaaaaacacagatgctGCTTTTCAGG ccagAAAGGTGGCAAAGGGCACAACCAAGCGAGTGCCCGACGGGTATGTGCCCGACGTGTATTCGCCCTCAGGCTGCGGCTCCCCGAGCCAGGAGTTCTCTCCAGGTGCCCCCCTTGAGAGCCTGACACTGGATCTTGGATCTATTAAGAAT gCTTCTGGATCGTCCAGGTTCATGACATTCTCAGAGTCTTCTGGACTTGCTATTGAAGACATCAACCAGGCGTCACTTCTGGACGACCTCGCCCAAAAGAAGCTCCTGTGCCAGAAGGCCACACCACCACCGTCTCCACTCTTGTCAGAGTTACTGAAGAAAGGCAACATCTTGGCCTCTAATTCCAGACTG GTCGGTGATGGTGACGTGTCCTCTGGTAACATGATCGCAGCACATGACTTGCAGCTGGCTCTGCCGAGTCAACCTCTCTCTCAGGCAACAG GTGCCCCCATGTTGTCCCGTCTCTTGGAGGCGGGTCCCACGCAGTTATCTGCTCCATTAAGTTTCATGGTCGGTACCAACTCAGTCTCCAGCCCCTCTCTCTCGGCTGcctctcttcttcctgttgACTCCAGTGCCTCAGCGAGTACAG AGGATAAAGTGTCAGGTCTCTGTGAGGAAGACGAGACCGTCTCCTACATGGGAGATGAGCTGGACCTCAAGACTGTGGGGGACATTATTGCAATCATTGAAGACAAG GCCGATGAGGCTGCTGATGCTTTGGATGCCGCTGCAGTGGAGGCTGCCCTGTCCCTGTGTGAGGAGAATGGCCATGCATTGGTGTCTGGTGCCTGGGAAGCTGGGCCTTTCCAACCCCATGACTCTCATCACATAGTGCCCACAGGGGTTCCACAGGCATCATCTCTTCTCTGTAGCCtggggggggagacagacgTGTCAGAAGTCCAAGATGAGACCTCAGCTTCACTCTCTTCTCTGTGCAACAGTCAAAATCACTGTCTCGCAGTGTTCCCCATGGGACTAAGGAGGGTTCCAATCAACTGCTCGTCCTCATTCAACTCCAGAAGTTTGGAGCACTGCCCCACCGGAGCAGCTCCACGGCCTGAGGCCATGAGAGAAACTGGAAAGGTGATGCACCCGAAAAGCCAAATTTCCTCGGTTGTTGCCATAAAACGTGAGAGTGAGAAGTGGACACCGCTAAGACCTACTCTAGCACATGGAG AGTTGGTATTAGAAGATAGACCACAGACAGAAAGGCATCCCAAG GTGATGAAGGCAGAGAATGGAATCAGTGTCGGGCGAGTAGAGAATGCCTCAAGCTCCAGAGTGGACGATGAGATCCAGGGGCCAGAAGCgtgcggggaggaggagggcgacggggtcGAGGGATTCTTGTCAGAGCCGGACGGCGACATGGATCTGGAGCCCGCGGCCAGTGAGAGTGAGGACGGATACAGCCTCCACACGGCGTCCtcatctctgcagctccacacgACCGCAGACTCCATCCCCAGCAGCCCGGCCTCATCGCAGTT CTCTGTGTGCAGCGAGGACTTAGAAGCTCTGCAGGCTCACAAAATCTGGAAGAAAGCCATTATGCTGGTGTGGCgtgcagcagccaatcacag GTACGCTAATGTCTTCCTGCAGCCAGTAACCGATGATATTGCACCTGGGTATCACAGTATCGTGCAAAG gccCATGGACCTGGCCACCATCAAAAAGAACATAGAGAATGGTTTGATCCGGACGACCGCCGAGTTCCAGAGGGACATCATGCTGATGTTTCAGAACGCTGTCATGTACAACAGCATGGATCACGACGTGTACCACATGGCGCTGGAGATGCAGCGGGACGTCCTGGAGCAGATTCAGCAGTTTCTAGCCACCCAGCTCATCATGGAGACGTCCGAGGCCGGCATCAGCGCCAAGAGTCTGAGGGGCCGTGAGAGCACACGCAAACAGGACTCGACTGACAAG GATGGAGGCACCAGGGGGCGCCGGTGTGCCATAGAAGCTGACCTCAAGATGAAGAAATGA
- the gng8 gene encoding guanine nucleotide-binding protein G(I)/G(S)/G(O) subunit gamma-8 — MSNNMAKIADARKTVEQLKLEVNIERMMVSKAAADLMAYCETHAKEDPLVTPMPSSENPFREKKLFCVIL, encoded by the exons ATGTCCAACAACATGGCCAAGATTGCAGATGCTCGGAAGACTGTAGAGCAGCTGAAACTGGAGGTGAACATAGAGAGGATGATG GTATCCAAGGCAGCAGCCGATCTGATGGCCTACTGTGAAACCCACGCCAAAGAGGACCCCCTGGTGACACCCATGCCTTCCTCTGAGAACCCGTTCAGGGAGAAGAAGTTATTCTGTGTAATACTATAA